The following DNA comes from Verrucomicrobiia bacterium.
GACCTTGTCCAGGATTGCAGCGGCGGACTTTGGCGGCGTTACGCTTTCCATTCCGAATCCGACTGGCCTCCGGTTGCGGCGCAATTCGAGCGCATGAAGTTTCGCTGCGCGGATCATCAGGGTGGAGCCGTGTTGTGGAAATTCTGCGGCCTCGGGGCCAACACCGGAGACGGCGGCGGCAATGCAGCCTTGATGCAGCGGTTGTACCGGCTCTCCAATCTCGGTTTCACAGTCGCACCGCTCGGAGCGTTCCGGGGGTTCATCGCGCAGCCGTGGATAGAAGGCGTGCGGCTTACCATCGCGGACGGCATCGACGTTCATATTCTGAAACGGGTTGGCGAATACATCCTGGCGGCTGCAGATCCGCGGCTGTCGGAGCTGGAAATGCGCGCGTCTGTTTCGCGATTGAGCGACGTCCTTTACTGGAACACGCACGAGGCGCTGGGCGAACCGATGGCGGAACGCACGCGCGAACTGGTGCAGGCGGTGGGTGCTTTGGAACCCGTACTGGGGGCCGGCGATGGACATCTGGCGCCACACGAATGGATACTTTCGGCCGCTGCGCGGCATGTGTTGAAGCTGGATTGCGAAGGACACGGCGCCGATCACACCATTGTCGGGCGGCAGCCCATTCATTGGGACGTGGCGGGAGCGATCGTGGAATGGGACCTCGACACTGCATCTGCCGCGCCCCTGCTCGCGCCGTTGGAAAACGGCGGGACATTCATCGAGCCCACCGCGCTCCCGTTTTTCGTCGCGGCGTATTCCGCGTTTCGCATGGGATTGATGTCGCTGACCCTTGATGCAACGACGAATCCCGCTGAGCGGGCGCGTCTGCAGCATGCGTTTTATTTCTACCAGAACAAACTCGCGCAGATTCTCAACACGCTGCCAGCGGCGAGCCGGGCGGTGCATTCAGTGCCGTTACCTTCACCGACCAGTCATCAATCTCCAGGGCACTGATCGAGGCGGGACTCACTTCCAGCCGCGGAATGAAATCCAGCGGCATCCCCAGGTAAAAACAAAGTACGGACCGAAGTGGATCTCCGTGGCTCACAAGCGCGATCCGCTGTTCGGCAAACTTTCGCCGCAGCATGTCGATTGCGCGCACCATGCGCGCCTGAATCTCATGAATTGTTTCGCCGTTGGGAATGCGAACGCCGGTGCGGAATGTGTTCCATTGCCTCCACAAGTCAGAACCCGTGAGACCCTCGAGTTCCAGCCCGGTCCAATCGCCAAATTGGATCTCATTTAATTCCTCGAGCACCTGAACCTGCAGTCCCAACCGCCGCGCAATCGGCTCGGCAGTTTCCCTGCAACGCTCCATTGGGCTGCTGAAGACGAGGTTGATTTGAGAAGCGGCGAGGCCGTCCGCAAGGCGTTCTGCCTCGGCCTTTCCTGCTTCGTTCAAGTGAACCCCGGCGCGCCTGCCCACCAGCGA
Coding sequences within:
- a CDS encoding histidine phosphatase family protein — encoded protein: MTTFFLIRHGANDFVGKSLVGRRAGVHLNEAGKAEAERLADGLAASQINLVFSSPMERCRETAEPIARRLGLQVQVLEELNEIQFGDWTGLELEGLTGSDLWRQWNTFRTGVRIPNGETIHEIQARMVRAIDMLRRKFAEQRIALVSHGDPLRSVLCFYLGMPLDFIPRLEVSPASISALEIDDWSVKVTALNAPPGSPLAAC